From a region of the Synechococcus sp. RS9916 genome:
- a CDS encoding phycobilisome rod-core linker polypeptide: MTFDRFAPSDSEALRECINAAYRQVLGNAHVMDHERLDSLEAEFTDGRLCTRELIRGLAKSELYKARYFFKVSAYRGIELNFKHLLGRPPLDQQEIASAASIQSSKGFDALIDSIIDSAEYAEVFGDHGVPYVRSFTSASGMSMLNFVRIAALEQNFASSDRSKGNDSLLRANLASGAPMAIDVPTAYDYAEMSMAWAGGKPPANYEKLWRGLALVGGAHLAGMLVNVTSQMLGIHGLDRIPAMFLGL, encoded by the coding sequence GTGACGTTTGATCGCTTTGCGCCATCCGACAGCGAAGCCCTGCGTGAGTGCATCAATGCTGCATACCGACAGGTTCTAGGCAATGCACATGTCATGGATCATGAGCGCCTTGATTCGCTTGAGGCAGAATTTACCGATGGGCGCCTTTGTACACGTGAATTGATTCGTGGCCTTGCAAAAAGCGAATTATACAAAGCTCGTTATTTCTTCAAAGTCTCGGCGTATCGCGGTATTGAGCTGAATTTCAAGCATTTGCTAGGCCGACCGCCGCTTGATCAGCAAGAAATTGCAAGTGCGGCTTCAATCCAATCCTCAAAAGGCTTCGACGCATTAATCGACTCAATAATCGATTCGGCAGAATACGCTGAGGTTTTTGGGGATCATGGCGTTCCATATGTCCGCTCATTCACATCAGCCAGCGGAATGTCCATGCTCAACTTTGTTCGGATCGCAGCACTTGAGCAAAATTTTGCTAGCAGTGACCGGTCGAAAGGAAACGACAGTTTGCTCCGTGCGAACCTCGCCTCCGGCGCACCCATGGCAATTGATGTGCCAACGGCATACGACTATGCAGAAATGTCTATGGCATGGGCAGGAGGCAAGCCACCCGCAAATTACGAGAAGCTATGGCGTGGTCTTGCCCTCGTGGGTGGCGCTCACCTCGCTGGGATGTTGGTCAATGTGACATCGCAAATGCTTGGAATCCACGGGTTGGACCGTATTCCTGCCATGTTCCTCGGCCTCTGA
- a CDS encoding TIGR03792 family protein, which translates to MPSSTFATTTTRSASEVTVVEHLRIKVPANALSVWHKAEEGSWEPWLAKQEGFIGRDLLWDPETEEGTLLIRWASREQWKAIPAADVAQVQEQFERIARDGMGQTSGNPFPLVFEGELLPQ; encoded by the coding sequence TTGCCCTCCAGCACCTTCGCCACAACGACTACGCGGTCCGCGTCTGAGGTGACCGTTGTGGAGCATCTGCGCATCAAAGTGCCAGCAAACGCCCTCAGCGTGTGGCACAAGGCTGAAGAAGGCAGTTGGGAACCTTGGCTGGCCAAGCAAGAGGGATTTATCGGACGCGACCTGCTTTGGGATCCCGAAACAGAAGAGGGCACCCTGCTGATCCGCTGGGCATCCCGAGAGCAGTGGAAAGCCATTCCTGCCGCTGATGTCGCCCAAGTGCAGGAGCAATTTGAACGGATCGCCCGCGATGGCATGGGCCAGACCAGTGGCAATCCCTTTCCTCTCGTGTTCGAAGGCGAGCTCCTTCCCCAGTGA
- a CDS encoding bifunctional riboflavin kinase/FAD synthetase, with amino-acid sequence MIPLCSPQQARTPSALALGSFDGLHAGHRRVIDAVCQEPHGGVPTVVSFWPHPREVLHGEARLRLDLPEEKLSLLQPLGIEQLVLVPFDQDLARLSAEEFVRTMLLETLQARHIAVGANFRFGRGRLGTTETLQTLCRQSGAQVTVLPILEDASGAMSSSRIRAALSEGDLAMAQQLLGRPYRFSGTVVQGRGLGHTIGWPTANLQVDGRKFLPGLGVYAAWAQVGDEDVHLPAVMNLGPQPTVDPNSPSAVEVHLLDTNRELVGQRLTVEPVQRLRGQQRFSGLEELSAQIGRDAQMARTTLRA; translated from the coding sequence TTGATTCCCCTCTGCTCACCACAGCAGGCCCGCACGCCCTCGGCGCTGGCCCTTGGCAGCTTTGACGGCCTCCACGCCGGCCACCGACGTGTGATCGACGCGGTGTGCCAGGAGCCCCATGGCGGTGTGCCCACGGTGGTGAGTTTCTGGCCCCATCCCCGGGAAGTGCTGCACGGTGAGGCCCGGCTGCGCCTGGATCTGCCGGAGGAGAAGCTCTCTCTGCTGCAACCGCTCGGCATTGAACAGCTGGTGCTGGTGCCCTTTGATCAGGATCTGGCCCGGCTCAGTGCGGAAGAGTTCGTGCGCACGATGCTGCTCGAGACCCTTCAGGCGCGTCACATTGCCGTGGGAGCCAACTTTCGCTTTGGCCGAGGTCGTCTGGGCACCACAGAAACCCTGCAAACCCTCTGCCGCCAGTCCGGCGCGCAGGTGACAGTGTTGCCGATTCTTGAGGATGCCAGTGGTGCCATGAGCAGCAGCCGGATCCGTGCGGCCCTCTCTGAAGGTGATCTGGCAATGGCGCAGCAACTCCTGGGCCGGCCTTATCGCTTCAGCGGCACGGTGGTGCAGGGGCGGGGGCTTGGACACACCATTGGCTGGCCAACCGCCAACCTGCAGGTGGATGGCCGCAAGTTTCTCCCCGGGCTTGGCGTCTATGCCGCCTGGGCCCAGGTAGGGGACGAGGACGTTCACCTACCGGCCGTGATGAATCTGGGGCCCCAGCCAACGGTTGACCCCAATTCACCGTCGGCGGTGGAGGTGCATCTGCTGGACACCAACCGGGAGCTGGTGGGCCAACGACTGACGGTGGAGCCGGTGCAACGGCTGCGGGGTCAGCAGCGTTTCTCCGGATTGGAGGAGCTCAGCGCCCAGATCGGCCGTGATGCCCAAATGGCGCGCACCACCCTCAGGGCCTAG
- a CDS encoding DUF3611 family protein, whose amino-acid sequence MADRLDLQLLSLGLKRMAWIRFWIQTALGIVVMGVLAFNNVGGSLSRNADRALGLSPGLSLTTLSFLVLLFSLWQGWLVVRLGRALGSNAKPSRGEAARTIKRGLIADLLGLVFAAVGYQSLAGALFVQASQQTPGIAIGGSGMRENLAITSLEMLSVLSNTQVLFAHLIGLLFSLWFLQRIYRAK is encoded by the coding sequence ATGGCCGACCGTCTCGACCTTCAGTTGCTGTCCCTCGGGCTGAAGCGCATGGCCTGGATCCGCTTCTGGATTCAGACCGCCCTGGGCATCGTGGTGATGGGCGTGCTGGCTTTCAACAACGTCGGTGGGAGCCTCAGCCGCAATGCCGATCGGGCCCTGGGGCTGAGCCCAGGGCTCTCGCTCACCACCCTGTCCTTTCTGGTGCTGTTGTTCAGCCTCTGGCAAGGCTGGTTGGTGGTGCGTCTTGGGCGGGCTCTCGGCAGCAACGCAAAACCCAGTCGGGGAGAGGCTGCCCGCACGATCAAGCGGGGGTTGATCGCTGATCTCCTGGGGTTGGTGTTTGCCGCTGTCGGCTACCAGTCGTTGGCTGGAGCCCTGTTCGTGCAGGCCTCACAACAGACGCCGGGCATCGCGATCGGAGGGTCAGGGATGCGGGAAAACCTGGCGATCACATCACTGGAAATGCTCTCGGTTCTGAGCAACACCCAAGTGCTGTTTGCCCATCTGATCGGCCTGTTGTTCTCGCTCTGGTTCTTGCAGAGGATCTACCGGGCGAAATGA
- the pheS gene encoding phenylalanine--tRNA ligase subunit alpha, with protein MSATVSLQQLTEQLEALEKEAAAEIAAAADAEALEQLRVSLLGKKGRLSAVLGAMGKLPGNERPVVGQRANVLKTQVQALLSERLQAVKAAALDAKIARETLDVTAAASGVPVGHRHPLITTTEEIVDLFCGLGYRVVEGPEVETDHYNFTALNIPPDHPARDMQDTFYLKDNLLLRTHTSPVQIRQLEQTPPPVRIVAPGRVYRRDAVDATHSPVFHQVEVLAIDEGLDFSHLRGTVMAFLKAFFGDLPVRFRASYFPFTEPSAEVDVQWRGRWLEVMGCGMVDPAVLEGMGLDPERYSGFAAGLGVERFCMVRHGIDDIRRLYTSDLRFLEQF; from the coding sequence GTGAGCGCCACCGTGTCACTTCAGCAGCTCACCGAGCAGTTGGAGGCCCTGGAAAAAGAGGCTGCAGCTGAAATTGCCGCTGCTGCTGATGCTGAAGCCCTTGAACAACTTCGGGTCAGCCTGCTGGGTAAAAAAGGGCGTTTGTCCGCTGTGCTCGGAGCCATGGGCAAACTGCCTGGCAATGAGCGCCCGGTGGTGGGTCAACGGGCCAACGTACTTAAAACCCAGGTGCAGGCCCTACTGAGTGAGCGCCTGCAGGCGGTGAAAGCGGCGGCTCTCGACGCCAAGATTGCTCGCGAAACCCTGGATGTGACGGCGGCGGCGTCCGGAGTGCCGGTCGGTCACCGGCATCCATTAATTACCACCACCGAAGAAATCGTCGATCTGTTCTGCGGCCTGGGTTATCGGGTGGTGGAAGGGCCTGAAGTGGAAACCGACCACTACAACTTCACGGCCCTCAACATCCCGCCCGATCACCCGGCAAGGGACATGCAGGACACCTTCTACCTGAAGGACAACCTGCTGCTGCGTACACACACCTCTCCGGTGCAGATTCGTCAGCTGGAGCAGACCCCACCCCCGGTGCGCATCGTGGCTCCCGGTCGCGTGTATCGCCGCGATGCAGTCGATGCCACCCATTCACCGGTGTTTCACCAAGTGGAGGTGCTGGCGATTGATGAGGGGCTCGATTTCAGTCACCTGCGCGGCACGGTGATGGCCTTCCTCAAGGCCTTCTTCGGCGATCTACCTGTTCGCTTCCGGGCAAGCTATTTCCCCTTTACCGAGCCATCGGCCGAAGTCGATGTGCAATGGCGGGGACGCTGGCTAGAAGTGATGGGTTGCGGCATGGTCGACCCCGCCGTGCTGGAGGGCATGGGGCTGGATCCTGAGCGTTACAGCGGCTTTGCTGCAGGCCTTGGAGTCGAACGGTTCTGCATGGTGCGCCACGGGATTGATGACATCCGCCGTCTCTACACAAGCGATCTACGCTTCCTCGAGCAGTTCTGA
- the larB gene encoding nickel pincer cofactor biosynthesis protein LarB: MSERADVRFDWERETRIGLCEAIWGEHKTAEQIAAILQQSAERQQRALVTRVTEAKATTVQALLRQQQLETPLQWHEHAHGLSYGVLPEARPELGEVMVLGGGTSDRTVASEAQLALRFHGVTAELMLDVGVAGLHRLLGQLPRIKPCRVLIACAGMEGALPTVLAGLVPQPVIGVPVAVGYGVSAGGRTALEGMLASCAPGLTVVNIDNGYGAAMAALRILQIQSVRTT, from the coding sequence GTGAGTGAACGTGCCGATGTGCGTTTCGACTGGGAGCGCGAAACCCGGATTGGCCTGTGCGAAGCGATCTGGGGTGAACACAAAACCGCCGAGCAGATCGCGGCAATCCTGCAGCAATCAGCCGAGCGTCAACAGCGGGCCCTCGTGACCCGCGTCACTGAGGCCAAAGCAACAACAGTGCAGGCGCTGCTTCGGCAACAACAGCTGGAGACGCCGCTGCAGTGGCATGAGCACGCCCATGGCCTCAGCTATGGAGTCTTGCCAGAGGCCAGACCAGAGCTCGGAGAGGTGATGGTGCTGGGAGGCGGCACCAGTGATCGCACCGTCGCCTCTGAAGCGCAGCTCGCTTTGCGCTTCCACGGCGTCACTGCCGAACTGATGCTGGATGTGGGCGTGGCCGGGCTGCATCGCCTGTTGGGGCAATTGCCTCGGATCAAGCCCTGCCGGGTGCTGATCGCCTGCGCCGGCATGGAAGGGGCTCTACCGACCGTGCTGGCCGGGTTGGTGCCCCAACCGGTGATCGGCGTGCCGGTCGCGGTGGGCTACGGCGTGAGCGCCGGCGGACGCACCGCCCTCGAGGGGATGCTGGCCAGCTGTGCCCCTGGGTTGACGGTGGTCAATATCGACAACGGCTACGGCGCTGCCATGGCGGCTCTGCGCATCCTCCAGATTCAATCGGTCCGCACCACATGA
- the surE gene encoding 5'/3'-nucleotidase SurE, producing the protein MAPLRILISNDDGVFADGIKALALAAAARGHQVSVVCPDQERSATGHGLTLQQPIRAERADQLFGQGVTAWACSGTPADCMKLALFELMETPPDLVLSGINHGPNLGTDVFCSGTVAAAMEGTLEGLPAMAVSSACFQWRQFEGAGELALDVAESALRDGWPENLLLNLNLPPCKPDTMGPLRWTRLSVRRYDEQFSPRQDPRGRTYYWLAGEAVVDLESGGDGPRDWPTDVAQIETNAPSLTPIQPELFWRGPLSGLPQLKLNDQLVR; encoded by the coding sequence ATGGCCCCGCTGCGGATCCTGATTAGCAATGACGACGGCGTGTTTGCCGATGGCATCAAAGCTTTGGCCCTGGCAGCGGCTGCTCGCGGCCATCAGGTGTCCGTTGTCTGCCCGGATCAGGAACGCTCCGCCACCGGCCATGGCCTCACCCTGCAGCAACCGATTCGGGCTGAACGGGCGGATCAGTTGTTTGGCCAGGGGGTGACGGCCTGGGCCTGCAGCGGCACGCCAGCCGATTGCATGAAGCTGGCCCTGTTCGAGCTGATGGAGACTCCACCTGATCTGGTGCTCTCGGGCATCAATCATGGTCCCAATCTCGGCACGGATGTGTTCTGCTCGGGCACGGTGGCCGCGGCGATGGAGGGAACATTGGAGGGACTCCCTGCCATGGCGGTGAGTAGCGCCTGTTTTCAGTGGCGACAGTTCGAAGGTGCTGGTGAATTGGCTCTGGATGTGGCCGAATCAGCGCTGCGTGACGGTTGGCCGGAGAACCTGCTGCTCAATCTCAACCTGCCCCCCTGCAAGCCCGACACCATGGGGCCGCTGCGTTGGACGCGCTTGTCGGTTCGTCGCTACGACGAACAGTTCAGCCCTCGCCAGGACCCCCGCGGCCGCACCTACTACTGGCTCGCGGGTGAGGCCGTGGTGGATTTGGAATCAGGAGGCGATGGACCTCGGGACTGGCCCACCGATGTGGCCCAGATCGAGACCAATGCTCCGTCGCTCACACCGATTCAGCCGGAATTGTTCTGGCGGGGGCCACTGAGTGGACTCCCTCAACTCAAACTTAACGATCAGTTGGTGCGCTAA
- the trmD gene encoding tRNA (guanosine(37)-N1)-methyltransferase TrmD — protein MAPFRLDVLSLAPQAFAPLLELGVIGRAFAAGIAELHVHNPRDFATDKYRKVDDIPYGGGAGMVLKPEPVYAAFEAVPVLPRRRVLLMSPQGQPLKQADLQRWADSCDQLVMLCGHYEGFDERIRPLADEEVSLGDFVLTGGELPAMTIINGVVRLLPGTVGTAASLVEESHSDLLLEHPHYTRPAEFRGMTVPEVLRSGDHAAIEAWRQAQREERTQARRPDLHQRWQEQEEHR, from the coding sequence CGACTGGATGTGCTCAGCCTGGCGCCCCAGGCTTTTGCTCCCTTGCTGGAGCTTGGGGTGATCGGCCGTGCCTTTGCCGCCGGCATCGCGGAGCTGCACGTGCACAACCCGCGCGACTTCGCCACAGACAAATACCGCAAGGTGGATGACATCCCCTACGGAGGGGGGGCGGGCATGGTGCTCAAACCGGAGCCTGTGTATGCAGCCTTCGAAGCAGTGCCCGTGCTGCCGCGCCGCCGGGTGCTGCTGATGAGCCCCCAGGGCCAGCCGCTCAAGCAGGCCGATCTGCAGCGCTGGGCCGACAGCTGCGATCAGCTGGTGATGCTCTGCGGCCACTACGAGGGGTTTGATGAGCGCATCAGACCCCTCGCTGATGAAGAGGTGTCGCTCGGTGACTTCGTGCTCACGGGCGGGGAACTGCCGGCCATGACGATCATCAACGGGGTGGTGCGATTACTGCCGGGCACTGTCGGAACAGCGGCCTCTCTGGTGGAGGAAAGCCATAGCGATCTCCTGCTGGAGCACCCTCACTACACCCGCCCTGCTGAGTTCCGGGGCATGACCGTGCCAGAGGTGCTGCGCAGCGGGGATCACGCCGCCATCGAGGCCTGGCGTCAGGCTCAGCGAGAAGAGCGCACCCAGGCACGTCGCCCCGATCTGCATCAACGCTGGCAGGAGCAGGAAGAGCATCGTTGA
- the ispF gene encoding 2-C-methyl-D-erythritol 2,4-cyclodiphosphate synthase → MQLRIGNGYDMHRLVPGRPLILGGQQLEHPAGLGLDGHSDADVLVHAIMDALLGALSLGDIGKYFPPDDPQWKGADSLVLLEQVVALVAKRGWQVVNVDSVVIAERPKLKPHIEAMRSAIADRIGIEPERVGVKATTNEKLGAEGREEGISCQAVALLQAE, encoded by the coding sequence ATGCAGCTCCGCATCGGTAATGGCTACGACATGCATCGTTTGGTGCCGGGCCGGCCACTGATCTTGGGGGGCCAGCAGCTGGAGCACCCCGCCGGCCTGGGCCTCGATGGCCACAGCGATGCCGATGTCTTGGTGCACGCGATCATGGATGCCCTGCTGGGGGCCCTATCTCTCGGGGATATCGGCAAATACTTCCCCCCCGATGATCCCCAGTGGAAGGGGGCTGACAGTTTGGTGCTGCTAGAGCAGGTGGTGGCTTTGGTGGCGAAACGGGGCTGGCAAGTCGTGAATGTGGATTCGGTGGTGATCGCTGAACGCCCCAAGCTCAAGCCCCACATCGAAGCAATGCGATCGGCGATTGCCGACCGCATCGGCATCGAACCCGAGCGGGTGGGAGTGAAAGCCACCACCAATGAAAAGCTGGGGGCCGAAGGTCGGGAAGAGGGCATCTCCTGCCAGGCCGTCGCTCTGCTGCAAGCGGAATGA
- a CDS encoding thiamine phosphate synthase, with amino-acid sequence MKVMVVAPHSEPCVARLIDANLDRAREGLRVIEDWCRFGLDRLDLVKPLKDWRQQLGQCHREHYKQARSTATDIAAGLAHPAQQQRPQPSQIVAANCARVQEALRVLEEFGRDQDPRLASTAASIRYGLYDLEVTILQAGHRAVRRQRLAQSRLCLITSPTADLIPRVEAALKAGVSLVQYRAKEGNDRERLAAAGALAELCRSHGALFIVNDRIDLALLVDADGVHLGQDDLPTDAARQLIGGGLLLGRSTHNLEQLQAAQQEDCDYLGVGPIYATGTKPDKVPQGLLWARQASEHATLPWFAIGGINADRLPELGEAGVSRVAVVGAIMAAADPGAASGSLLAALG; translated from the coding sequence ATGAAAGTGATGGTTGTCGCCCCCCACAGCGAGCCGTGTGTGGCGCGGTTGATCGATGCCAACCTCGATCGGGCCCGTGAAGGTCTGCGGGTGATCGAAGACTGGTGCCGTTTCGGTCTCGATCGCCTCGATCTCGTCAAACCCCTCAAGGACTGGCGACAGCAACTGGGTCAGTGCCATCGCGAGCACTACAAACAGGCCCGCTCCACCGCCACCGACATCGCTGCCGGTCTTGCCCACCCTGCGCAGCAGCAGCGTCCTCAGCCCAGCCAGATCGTGGCTGCGAATTGCGCTCGGGTGCAGGAAGCGCTGCGGGTGCTCGAGGAATTCGGTCGGGATCAGGATCCCCGTTTGGCGAGCACGGCAGCATCGATCCGCTACGGGCTCTATGACCTGGAAGTCACGATCCTCCAGGCCGGACATCGGGCGGTGCGACGGCAACGGCTGGCGCAAAGCCGTCTCTGTTTGATTACGAGTCCGACTGCAGATCTGATCCCGCGGGTGGAGGCGGCGCTGAAGGCGGGCGTCAGCCTGGTGCAATACCGCGCCAAAGAGGGCAATGACCGGGAACGGCTTGCCGCTGCAGGGGCATTGGCTGAACTGTGCCGCAGCCATGGCGCATTGTTCATCGTCAACGACCGCATCGATCTGGCCCTGCTCGTCGACGCTGACGGTGTTCATCTCGGCCAGGACGACCTCCCGACCGATGCCGCCCGCCAGTTAATCGGTGGTGGCCTGTTGCTAGGCCGCAGCACCCACAACCTTGAGCAGTTGCAGGCGGCGCAACAGGAGGATTGTGATTACCTCGGCGTGGGCCCCATCTATGCCACCGGCACCAAGCCCGACAAAGTGCCGCAAGGGTTGTTGTGGGCTCGCCAGGCCAGTGAGCACGCCACCCTGCCCTGGTTTGCGATTGGGGGGATCAACGCCGATCGGCTTCCGGAGCTTGGTGAGGCCGGGGTGAGCCGGGTGGCGGTTGTGGGCGCGATCATGGCCGCTGCCGATCCCGGTGCAGCCAGTGGATCACTGCTGGCGGCTCTGGGCTGA
- a CDS encoding ferric reductase-like transmembrane domain-containing protein: MATLVILAGLGVHFGVSGWTSTSVKAGIDATGRSSLALFSIAFVASSVHRLWPSSLSQWMLQNRRWIGLSFASSHAIHLVLIIAMSFDFPDPFLSGQPAGKWLLGGIGYLFVALMAMTSSNAAQHWMGMKHWKRLHLIGSYWLWAQFFLTYVSHIKKGPADFYAPFLIFTMALLVIRWAGHVRPKRPLSPVG; the protein is encoded by the coding sequence TTGGCGACCCTCGTGATTTTGGCGGGTCTCGGGGTTCATTTTGGGGTCTCCGGTTGGACGTCGACGTCAGTCAAAGCAGGAATCGATGCCACTGGCCGTAGCTCGCTGGCTCTTTTTTCGATTGCTTTTGTCGCTTCCAGTGTGCATCGTCTCTGGCCTTCATCGCTCAGCCAATGGATGCTTCAAAACAGACGTTGGATTGGGTTGAGTTTTGCCTCTTCACACGCGATTCATCTAGTGCTCATCATTGCAATGTCGTTCGACTTCCCTGATCCGTTCTTGAGTGGGCAGCCCGCCGGGAAGTGGCTGTTGGGTGGTATTGGGTACCTCTTTGTGGCCCTGATGGCGATGACCTCATCCAATGCCGCCCAACATTGGATGGGCATGAAGCACTGGAAGCGCTTGCATTTGATTGGTTCTTATTGGCTTTGGGCTCAATTTTTTCTCACCTATGTGAGCCATATCAAGAAAGGACCTGCTGACTTTTACGCCCCTTTCCTTATCTTCACAATGGCTCTATTAGTAATCCGCTGGGCTGGTCACGTCAGGCCCAAGAGGCCCTTGAGCCCTGTTGGCTGA
- the thiS gene encoding sulfur carrier protein ThiS, translating into MATLTLQVNGEQRTLEVESATLAVVVETLGHHPKLVVVEYNGLILTPERWAGQEVQTGDNLEIVTIVGGGS; encoded by the coding sequence ATGGCAACCCTCACATTGCAGGTGAATGGCGAGCAGCGCACGCTCGAGGTTGAGTCCGCCACACTCGCAGTCGTGGTGGAGACCCTGGGCCATCACCCCAAATTGGTGGTGGTGGAATACAACGGGCTGATCCTCACCCCAGAGCGCTGGGCGGGTCAGGAGGTGCAGACCGGGGACAACCTGGAGATCGTCACCATCGTCGGTGGTGGTTCCTAA
- a CDS encoding DUF1517 domain-containing protein: MTPPTSSIHRMVRRGLSALLVPMLLAGLLLSQPEPSHAASGGRIGGGSFRAPSMPRSGGYSRSYGGGYSRGYGGGGIGVPFIVPFFGFGSMGGLLGLFALMAIVGVIANAFRGNGGGAPSMGGYERPEAISGGPVSLVQLQIGLLASAKALQQDLRQLAASADTSSSTGLQRVLQETTLALLRQPDLWVYANLENGNVPFAAAESTFNRLSMTERSKLREELTTNVGGQRSTATASARGVGDADATNEFIAVTVLVASRRPVTLKAIGSSEGLRESLRILGSTSSTDLMALEVIWQPDGAGEVLSAEELVTAYPNLQHL, encoded by the coding sequence ATGACCCCTCCCACCAGCTCGATCCACCGGATGGTCCGGCGGGGACTGTCGGCGCTGCTGGTGCCCATGTTGTTGGCTGGTTTGCTGTTGAGCCAACCAGAACCCAGTCATGCCGCCTCCGGTGGTCGCATCGGTGGTGGCAGCTTCCGAGCTCCGTCGATGCCCCGCAGTGGTGGCTACAGCCGCAGCTACGGGGGTGGCTACAGCCGCGGCTACGGCGGTGGCGGCATCGGCGTCCCCTTCATCGTTCCTTTCTTCGGGTTCGGCAGCATGGGCGGGCTGCTGGGGCTGTTCGCTCTGATGGCGATCGTGGGTGTGATCGCCAATGCATTCCGCGGCAATGGCGGCGGTGCCCCGTCCATGGGTGGCTATGAGCGCCCTGAGGCCATCAGCGGTGGCCCCGTGTCCTTGGTGCAGCTCCAGATCGGCCTGCTGGCCAGTGCCAAGGCTCTTCAGCAGGATCTGCGTCAATTGGCGGCCAGTGCCGACACCAGTTCCTCAACGGGTTTGCAACGGGTTTTGCAGGAAACCACCCTCGCGCTTCTGCGCCAACCGGATCTTTGGGTCTACGCCAACCTGGAAAACGGCAACGTTCCCTTCGCGGCCGCTGAATCCACCTTCAACCGTCTGTCGATGACCGAGCGCAGCAAGCTGCGGGAGGAGCTCACCACCAACGTGGGCGGTCAACGCAGCACAGCCACTGCAAGCGCCCGGGGTGTTGGCGATGCCGATGCCACCAATGAGTTCATTGCCGTCACTGTGCTGGTGGCAAGTCGTCGCCCCGTGACGCTCAAGGCCATCGGCTCCAGTGAGGGGCTGCGCGAATCGTTGCGCATTCTTGGCTCCACCTCGTCCACCGATTTGATGGCGCTTGAGGTGATCTGGCAACCCGATGGAGCTGGTGAGGTGCTGAGTGCTGAGGAGTTGGTGACGGCCTATCCCAATCTTCAGCACCTCTGA